In Haloplanus rubicundus, one DNA window encodes the following:
- the trxA gene encoding thioredoxin → MSDTDDIERIRAEKRESLERDLQDGAATAPDDPIHVDGPAHLADLTAEYGVVLVDFYADWCGPCQMLEPIVESLAASTPAAVAKVDVDANQGLASEYGVRGVPTLLLFADGDTVERVVGVQSEDQLSALIDQYA, encoded by the coding sequence ATGAGCGACACCGACGACATCGAACGGATTCGTGCCGAGAAACGCGAGAGCCTCGAACGCGACCTGCAGGACGGCGCGGCGACCGCACCCGACGACCCCATCCACGTCGACGGGCCGGCCCATCTCGCCGACCTGACTGCCGAGTACGGCGTCGTCCTCGTCGATTTCTACGCCGACTGGTGTGGACCCTGCCAGATGCTCGAACCGATCGTCGAGTCGCTGGCGGCGTCGACGCCGGCGGCCGTCGCCAAAGTCGACGTCGACGCGAATCAGGGTCTCGCCTCGGAGTACGGCGTCCGCGGCGTGCCGACGCTCCTCCTGTTCGCCGACGGTGACACCGTCGAGCGAGTGGTCGGCGTGCAGAGCGAGGATCAGCTGTCGGCGCTGATCGATCAGTACGCCTAG
- a CDS encoding oxidoreductase yields the protein MVRLSDPLRIGDVTVPNRLYRAPLLECAGNGDDAVDRLIDHLEPAAASGAGLVCQGATIVRDEGGCAAPGMTRVHDPDFVSRLGRLTDRLHEYGTTVAIQLEHGGLRSMETWHAGYRDEHPDLRQLAVSRPPALLRALDRLGFLGYDPHVLTTAEVYDLADDFGRAAGHAADAGYDLVHLAGANMGIVHQFLSPFYNRRDDEFGDGVRFLEVVHDAVRDHAGDVPLLTKVPAETAAPPVVRRRLSRADAVEICRRLDRIGYDALVPVSGSVFWDMSIVRGRFPARAWRDEGFREGYAEAFGGRLRAGLVALANRVQARWYDFDPAWNADLCRSVRDAVSVPVCCEGGIRERPRIDRLLGDACDMVGMARPFYAEPELPARLLADAEASAVCASCNNCAVPQVTGAPGVCRTPAVLDEVGRLRKAGAYDRDS from the coding sequence ACGACGCGGTCGACCGGCTGATCGACCACCTCGAACCCGCGGCGGCGTCGGGTGCCGGGCTGGTGTGTCAGGGCGCCACCATCGTCCGCGACGAGGGGGGCTGTGCCGCGCCCGGGATGACCCGCGTCCACGACCCGGACTTCGTCTCCCGCCTCGGACGCCTGACAGACCGTCTCCACGAGTACGGGACGACGGTCGCCATCCAACTCGAACACGGCGGCCTGCGGAGCATGGAGACGTGGCACGCCGGCTACCGGGACGAGCATCCCGACCTCCGGCAACTCGCCGTCTCGCGTCCCCCCGCTCTCTTACGTGCCCTCGACCGCCTCGGCTTCCTCGGCTACGATCCGCACGTCCTCACGACCGCGGAGGTGTACGACCTGGCCGACGACTTCGGGCGCGCCGCGGGCCACGCTGCCGACGCCGGCTACGACCTGGTCCACCTCGCCGGCGCCAACATGGGTATCGTCCATCAGTTCCTCTCTCCCTTCTACAACCGACGCGACGACGAGTTCGGCGACGGCGTTCGCTTCCTCGAAGTCGTTCACGACGCCGTCCGCGACCACGCCGGCGACGTGCCCCTGCTGACGAAGGTGCCCGCCGAGACGGCGGCGCCGCCCGTCGTCCGGCGTCGTCTGTCGCGGGCCGACGCCGTCGAGATCTGTCGCCGCCTCGACAGAATCGGCTACGACGCCCTCGTCCCCGTCTCCGGCTCCGTCTTCTGGGACATGAGTATCGTCCGCGGGCGGTTCCCCGCGCGGGCGTGGCGCGACGAGGGGTTCCGCGAGGGCTACGCCGAGGCGTTCGGCGGCCGCCTCCGCGCCGGACTGGTCGCCCTCGCCAACCGCGTCCAGGCCCGCTGGTACGACTTCGACCCCGCGTGGAACGCCGACCTCTGCCGGTCCGTCCGCGACGCCGTCTCGGTGCCCGTCTGCTGTGAGGGGGGCATCCGCGAACGCCCGCGCATCGACCGTCTCCTCGGCGACGCCTGCGACATGGTGGGGATGGCCCGCCCGTTCTACGCCGAACCCGAACTCCCCGCACGTCTGCTCGCCGACGCCGAGGCGAGCGCCGTCTGTGCTTCCTGTAACAACTGCGCGGTGCCGCAGGTGACGGGCGCCCCGGGGGTCTGTCGGACGCCGGCGGTACTGGACGAGGTGGGGCGTCTCCGGAAGGCGGGGGCGTACGACCGCGACAGTTAG